From a region of the Thiorhodovibrio winogradskyi genome:
- a CDS encoding UvrD-helicase domain-containing protein, whose amino-acid sequence MTEHLKIIVSNDVIKRLTALPAAAQTKGLEFMLKFQTDPRSPGINYETIKAARDKNLRSVRIDQNYRGIVFRAPKDNVFVWLHIDTHDDAYAWAAKRKLSVNPVNGALTLTNLNFVEETVQRQAPSSRPAAESSSDQTAPAQPEPAFAALSDRDLMALGAPEEMLPAVRTLRSEGDLDAMREELPVEAYEGLFLVLAGDAVSSILAERETRVDQDIDTEDFARAAERDESRSRFYVVEGENDLQAILSAPLEQWRVFLHPTQRRLATRHLNGPGRVLGGAGTGKTVLAMHRAKYLANALLGTNRKLLFTTFTTNLALDIEDGLKSICSPEQLARIDIINLDALVFRLLKARRYEHEIAFDFEAKCGSIWETAMADFESSLGVSREFVREEFEQVVLAQGLATRDDYREASRRGRGALLSRKKRDALWEIFENYRLQLSAKGLKEPDDAYRDACAILAQEGQAPYAHAIIDETQDFGPQALKLIRALVPPGPNDLFFVGDGHQRIYAKNKASMGHCGIDIRGRAKKLYLNYRTTEEIRREAVSLLEGIPIDDLDGGSDELTRYKSLLHGPTPRHIAGASMEAIRDGCKDFIARCLSDNPDTKIGVMAPTTKLRDQLAQQLREAGYQVATVNHRERLIGSQGRKDAQIFAMTLHRAKGLEFDAVAIAVHRELDENLRKLVYVGLTRAKRAAVLFD is encoded by the coding sequence ATGACTGAACACTTGAAGATTATCGTCAGCAACGATGTCATCAAACGCCTGACCGCCCTGCCAGCGGCGGCCCAGACCAAGGGTCTGGAATTCATGCTCAAGTTCCAGACCGACCCACGCAGTCCGGGCATCAACTACGAAACCATTAAGGCCGCGCGCGACAAAAACCTGCGCTCGGTGCGCATCGACCAAAACTATCGCGGCATTGTCTTCCGCGCGCCGAAAGACAACGTCTTCGTCTGGCTGCACATCGACACGCACGATGACGCCTATGCCTGGGCCGCGAAACGCAAGCTCAGCGTCAACCCGGTCAATGGTGCCCTGACCCTGACCAATCTGAACTTTGTCGAGGAGACCGTTCAGCGCCAGGCGCCATCATCCCGACCGGCAGCCGAATCCTCATCAGACCAAACTGCACCGGCGCAACCTGAGCCGGCCTTCGCGGCCCTGTCCGATCGCGACCTCATGGCCTTGGGCGCGCCAGAAGAGATGCTGCCCGCCGTGCGCACCCTTCGCTCCGAAGGCGATCTGGATGCCATGCGCGAGGAACTGCCGGTCGAGGCCTACGAAGGGCTGTTTCTGGTGCTGGCGGGCGATGCCGTCTCAAGCATCCTGGCCGAGCGCGAAACCCGCGTCGATCAGGACATCGATACCGAGGATTTCGCCCGTGCGGCGGAGCGCGACGAAAGCCGCTCGCGCTTCTATGTGGTTGAGGGCGAGAACGACTTGCAGGCCATTCTCTCCGCTCCGCTGGAGCAATGGCGGGTGTTCTTGCACCCCACCCAGCGCCGTCTGGCGACGCGTCATCTGAATGGGCCGGGGCGGGTTCTCGGTGGCGCCGGCACCGGCAAAACGGTGCTGGCCATGCACCGGGCAAAATATCTCGCCAATGCGCTGCTCGGCACGAACAGGAAACTCTTGTTCACCACCTTCACCACCAATCTCGCCCTGGACATCGAAGATGGCCTGAAATCCATCTGCTCCCCTGAGCAACTGGCGCGTATCGATATCATCAACCTGGATGCCCTGGTGTTCCGCCTGCTCAAGGCGCGTCGCTACGAGCATGAGATTGCCTTCGATTTTGAGGCCAAATGCGGGTCCATCTGGGAGACTGCCATGGCCGATTTCGAGTCCAGCCTTGGCGTCTCAAGGGAATTCGTGCGCGAGGAGTTCGAGCAGGTGGTGCTCGCCCAAGGACTGGCCACGCGCGATGACTACCGCGAGGCCAGCCGGCGCGGTCGCGGCGCCTTGCTCTCGCGCAAGAAACGCGATGCCCTGTGGGAAATCTTCGAGAACTATCGTCTGCAATTGAGCGCCAAGGGTTTGAAAGAACCCGACGATGCCTACCGCGACGCCTGCGCCATCCTGGCACAAGAAGGCCAGGCCCCTTACGCCCACGCCATCATCGACGAAACCCAGGATTTCGGCCCCCAAGCCCTGAAGCTGATTCGCGCACTGGTGCCGCCGGGGCCAAATGATTTGTTCTTCGTCGGCGATGGCCATCAGCGCATCTACGCCAAGAACAAGGCCAGCATGGGACATTGCGGCATCGATATCCGCGGTCGCGCGAAAAAGCTCTATCTCAACTACCGCACCACGGAAGAAATCCGCCGCGAGGCCGTGTCCTTGCTCGAAGGCATTCCCATCGACGATCTCGACGGCGGCAGCGACGAGCTGACCCGCTACAAGTCGCTTCTGCATGGCCCCACACCGCGGCACATCGCCGGCGCCTCGATGGAAGCCATACGCGATGGCTGCAAGGATTTCATCGCCCGTTGTCTGAGCGACAACCCCGACACTAAAATCGGCGTGATGGCCCCGACCACAAAGCTGCGCGATCAACTCGCCCAACAGCTGCGCGAAGCCGGCTACCAGGTTGCCACCGTCAATCACCGCGAGCGCCTGATTGGGAGCCAGGGTCGCAAAGATGCCCAAATATTCGCCATGACCCTGCACCGCGCCAAGGGCCTGGAGTTCGACGCCGTTGCCATCGCCGTCCATCGCGAACTGGACGAAAACCTGCGCAAGCTCGTCTATGTCGGCCTAACCCGCGCCAAACGGGCGGCGGTGCTTTTTGACTAG
- a CDS encoding HepT-like ribonuclease domain-containing protein, with product MSRDSHLFLADIIEHAERVERLACGLDLERFEEDETVRQAILFSLLIIGEAVKQLPQSLLDREPTVNWRGAAGLRDIIVHQYFGLDPEILWDAASVHIPRLLGAARRLQHESESNNP from the coding sequence ATGTCTCGTGACTCGCATCTCTTTCTTGCCGACATCATCGAGCACGCCGAACGGGTCGAACGCCTGGCGTGCGGTCTGGATTTGGAGCGGTTTGAAGAAGATGAGACGGTGCGGCAGGCCATCCTTTTCAGCCTTCTGATCATTGGCGAAGCCGTCAAGCAGCTTCCACAATCCCTGCTTGACCGCGAACCAACCGTCAATTGGCGCGGCGCTGCGGGTCTGCGCGACATCATCGTCCATCAGTATTTTGGTCTTGATCCAGAAATCCTCTGGGATGCCGCAAGCGTCCATATCCCGCGTTTGCTCGGCGCGGCGCGGCGCTTGCAACATGAGTCAGAATCCAACAACCCATGA
- a CDS encoding BrnA antitoxin family protein, protein MSNKLTSDHSVANTDLDEAPPLTEADWQRAVHRVGLQPVTTAKTQVTIPLDADVLAWLAEQANTEDYPTLINGALRDTMREHRLEERIRRVIREELHAR, encoded by the coding sequence ATGAGCAACAAGCTGACTTCCGATCACTCCGTGGCAAACACGGACCTCGATGAGGCTCCGCCATTGACCGAGGCGGATTGGCAACGCGCGGTTCACCGCGTTGGCCTCCAACCGGTCACCACCGCCAAGACCCAAGTCACCATCCCGCTCGATGCGGATGTTCTCGCCTGGCTGGCAGAACAAGCCAACACGGAGGATTACCCCACGCTGATCAATGGCGCGCTGCGCGATACCATGCGCGAACATCGGCTTGAAGAAAGAATCAGGCGTGTCATCCGCGAAGAACTGCACGCGCGTTGA
- a CDS encoding PIN domain-containing protein, with product MIVAAHQQLTHAWWSVRHEWELSISALVIEEAKAADADAAKRRLNRLEGLSILHMTDLALDLSTRLIADGALPEKAKEDAVHVALAAAHGMDYLLTWNCKHIANATKRTLIERICQSASCAPPIICTPEELLGDRNVD from the coding sequence TTGATCGTCGCCGCGCATCAGCAACTCACCCATGCCTGGTGGTCGGTTCGCCACGAATGGGAACTGTCGATTTCCGCCTTGGTCATCGAAGAGGCCAAGGCTGCAGATGCGGACGCTGCCAAGCGACGCCTCAATCGGCTGGAAGGACTTTCCATCCTGCACATGACCGACCTCGCACTCGACTTATCCACGCGCCTCATCGCTGACGGGGCGCTGCCGGAAAAGGCCAAGGAGGATGCGGTTCATGTCGCACTGGCCGCCGCACACGGAATGGATTATCTGCTGACCTGGAACTGCAAACATATCGCTAACGCCACCAAACGAACGCTGATCGAGCGCATTTGCCAATCCGCAAGCTGCGCCCCTCCGATTATTTGCACCCCCGAAGAACTGCTTGGAGATCGAAATGTGGACTGA
- a CDS encoding nucleotidyltransferase family protein, producing the protein MNRDDILVRLRQLQPELKERFAVERIGLFGSAARDTLGENSDIDLLVAFRGRATLDRYFGLKQFLETALARRIDLVTERGLKPLARASVEQDLIHVS; encoded by the coding sequence ATGAATCGTGACGACATTCTCGTACGTCTGAGACAGCTACAACCAGAACTGAAAGAACGCTTCGCGGTGGAGCGTATCGGCCTGTTTGGATCCGCCGCGCGCGATACCCTTGGCGAAAACAGCGATATCGACCTGCTGGTGGCGTTTCGCGGTCGCGCGACCCTTGACCGCTATTTCGGGTTAAAGCAATTTCTCGAAACGGCACTGGCCCGTCGCATTGATCTGGTCACCGAACGCGGCCTCAAACCCCTTGCGCGCGCTAGTGTCGAACAGGATCTGATCCATGTCTCGTGA
- a CDS encoding lytic transglycosylase domain-containing protein, with translation MDQPLRELGFERSLSPWELRRSLLRQTKTARPAGRHYVKSTAPPVPKIRRIRAVTAHEPVSGTIKARRARFAPLIIAEARRQGVDPNLVHAVIRAESAYRPNAKSPAGACGLMQLMPATARRFGVRDIWDPQQNIRGGVAYLRFLLDRFDGNIRLALAGYNAGEGAVAKYGNRIPPYRETREYVRRVIGYFG, from the coding sequence ATGGATCAACCACTGCGTGAACTGGGATTCGAGCGCTCGCTCAGTCCCTGGGAGCTGCGTCGGAGCTTACTGCGACAAACCAAGACAGCAAGGCCGGCAGGGAGACATTATGTCAAAAGCACGGCACCTCCTGTCCCGAAAATTCGTCGCATCCGCGCCGTCACCGCGCATGAACCCGTCTCCGGGACCATCAAAGCCCGACGGGCGCGCTTTGCGCCGCTGATCATCGCCGAAGCCCGCCGCCAAGGGGTCGATCCCAACCTCGTCCATGCCGTTATCCGCGCCGAATCGGCTTACCGGCCAAACGCGAAATCGCCTGCCGGTGCGTGCGGGCTGATGCAACTGATGCCGGCGACCGCCAGGCGCTTTGGCGTGCGCGATATCTGGGATCCTCAGCAGAACATTCGCGGTGGCGTGGCTTATCTGCGCTTCCTGCTTGACCGCTTTGACGGCAACATCCGGCTGGCGCTGGCGGGGTACAACGCTGGCGAGGGCGCGGTTGCGAAGTATGGCAACCGGATTCCTCCGTATCGGGAAACGCGGGAGTATGTTCGCCGGGTTATAGGGTATTTTGGTTGA
- a CDS encoding DEAD/DEAH box helicase gives MLPSLIVDEVRHGVAETLRVQFEPSTALFRDAVRRLIEQPNWIKGPYIQLGLPFVPGTQGQDFFPGFRTEHPAHRHQEQAWTRCYAQQRSMLVATGTGSGKTECFLYPILARAAEARARAESGIKAIIIYPMNALADDQAKRIAELVHKTPAFQGLRAGLFVGSGNAKFKPGKAGTNPEPDATVMGSDQVIADKEVLREAPPDILLTNYKMLDFLLIRPKDQPLWRFNTPETLRYLVVDELHTFDGAQGTDLAMLIRRLRHRLRADPAQLICIGTSATLGDASNTQPLRDYAGQVFATTFDEAAVITEQRQGFDAFIGDRGVVEHLLADDERALAAIQPGVFPDPRAAVAAVLPAFFTNPDTLAALQDRLDTPLGRVRLGAELKKHLLFQSLVRIATGGPVTVDEIADKLRPILSARLFAEAPALISALLTLVAWARAPYAGQEVTDTMPVAKLSPLVSLRVQLWLQELRRVVATVSQHREEIVLHADASVLSQHERLRLPVIQCRHCHATGWLAVKAPQDSRVVSQLERIYPSFFSRDTFVARFYPLEDASAHDSPTRSTPIPLTRQRLCGQCGHLGREDLQQCPHCQSDDLVRVELVAATRKRRLKADPETDREGREVTIHDDICPVCSQRGGQLIIGAQTTSIAAHAVERLWSARLNDHKKLILFSDSVQDAAHRAGYVESKTEGTLMRAGLAKAIATLPPVLPWDQALERLGRAWLEDEERAERSEEREADLLTSHSFPLTPSSPPLTPHPSPLTPLSPRDFVARFIPPGMEWMREWRELRETGELPATARLPGMLCQRLQWRAVEELAHRSDRGRTLTRVGIAVLFPDLEALRALTNDLGTSLRDSRGGLEAVGNSEVLNWALGILLMLIRAGAVFHLDLERFAETGNFAAFEFAKQRKHWIPHRGFGGAPRFLTRGPGRHGFLHLQETEANPLFDWAKQALGVTLLSPGIVTFAYEQLLKALEQAGLGRFVTLEYKGARAKVFGLEPARLHLHQDLRRLLTPSGAQSLWVPDAVAETLAGLPAWNSPAETLQAEAPGAASSWWHRRLKDGDITRVIAHEHTGLLERDERVALQQRFMADDAEAQPWFENLLSATPTLEMGINIGDLSSVMLGGVPPNQANFIQRIGRAGRRDGNAAVFAIADASPDGHDQYYFANPLEMLHGDVEAPAIYLNAAEVLRRQLYAFFFDNWVANAQPKLPDKLREPLDQVESGMADSGQFPFNYLDFVNRHEPVLFDAFCRLLDQELLAETRAKLEQFITGTEQLKPLRARFLAFFEETQAERASWQQRRKRINAELKRLKKLPEDEQTREEIDLLEKERAGLAARIAQLNGEYLLEAMTNAGLLPNYAFPEEGVALTTIIHGSRASGVEYVVPVHRYSRPAHAALAEFAPRNTFYAHKSKVEIDQIDLSAEPPVEMRFCANCHFLAPLTDPEARAPNCPRCGNAFWVDGSQVRPVLRLRRAVANIHRADKTRITESDEARNPKFYARRLLMNFVAEDVRHAWMLESDQAIYGFEFIAKAVFHDLNLGQPLPVESAEYTTLIAGDDSAKAGFSLCKSCGMVQPVGGRNHGEKDTQLHTPDCPDRHATGSDHLHQRLFLQRRFESECLRIMVPKGFGSGERTTYSFMSALQLGLRKRFGGKVDHLRFETMSESGGPGANEEQAGKSFILIYDSVPGGTGYLQQLLSDDAGTLNEVLSAAHAVIRDCGCAVKPDQDGCYSCVFHYRQGRNRRHISRAAALEMLEELVTGDFARKAVKCLSEIEIHSSFGSELERRFLPALKTLGGQQDAQDARLPGVRLTQDIKAGKTAWLLTVGPNTYWVDPQVPIEDLSSGQVLCQPDFVISATRAAHAMRPIAVFIDGWEYHQKTLAEDARKRATLMLRGDYHVWSVTYEDIEAARKRKGGTDLESPLSVLMTASGQQLPPERLPALPPGDLLANAMALLLQLLGQPLSSDQNPLARLHATGAHLLIRGVLRSHEVTEQIRTAAAMVSNALPEWLKHDEHSVHLHSPRKGSVQWIGQAEPTFLTGKSTSDYPLAGALILDDRATEKDPKAGRGQWRQWLRIANLLQGVTGAALLTRAMLEAGAVLQVLAPRAPRSATSSDTDWARILAEGEFLERLSEGFAWLAQAGVPAPDGIGVEHEEGDDYRLAEALWESARLVFLTSAQNECAASWTQGGYRVVEEAEDWWVKIAAALGDKHHD, from the coding sequence ATGCTTCCTTCGCTGATCGTCGATGAAGTCCGCCACGGAGTCGCGGAGACCCTGCGGGTGCAGTTCGAGCCGTCCACGGCGCTGTTTCGCGACGCGGTGCGGCGGCTGATTGAGCAGCCCAACTGGATCAAGGGGCCATATATCCAGCTGGGGCTGCCGTTCGTCCCTGGCACGCAGGGACAGGACTTTTTCCCCGGCTTCCGCACCGAGCATCCGGCGCATCGCCATCAGGAGCAGGCGTGGACGCGCTGTTATGCGCAACAGCGCTCGATGCTGGTTGCCACCGGCACCGGCTCGGGTAAGACCGAGTGTTTTCTGTATCCGATTCTCGCCCGCGCCGCCGAGGCCCGGGCGCGCGCCGAGTCGGGCATCAAAGCCATTATTATCTACCCGATGAACGCCCTGGCCGATGACCAGGCCAAACGCATCGCCGAGCTGGTGCACAAGACCCCGGCCTTTCAGGGCCTGCGCGCCGGGCTATTTGTCGGTTCCGGCAACGCCAAATTCAAACCCGGCAAGGCGGGGACGAATCCGGAACCAGACGCAACTGTCATGGGATCGGACCAGGTCATCGCCGACAAGGAGGTGCTGCGAGAAGCACCGCCGGACATCCTGCTGACCAACTACAAGATGCTCGATTTTCTGCTGATCCGACCCAAGGATCAGCCGCTGTGGCGGTTCAATACCCCAGAGACCCTGCGCTATCTGGTGGTCGATGAGCTGCACACCTTCGACGGCGCCCAGGGCACCGATCTGGCCATGCTAATCCGCCGCCTGCGCCATCGGCTGCGCGCTGATCCTGCGCAGCTGATCTGCATCGGCACCTCGGCCACTCTGGGCGATGCCAGCAACACCCAACCGCTGCGCGACTATGCCGGACAGGTTTTCGCGACCACCTTTGATGAGGCGGCCGTCATCACCGAGCAGCGCCAGGGCTTCGATGCCTTTATCGGCGACCGCGGGGTGGTCGAGCATCTGCTTGCCGATGACGAACGGGCGTTGGCGGCAATTCAGCCGGGGGTGTTTCCTGATCCCCGCGCGGCGGTGGCAGCGGTGCTGCCCGCTTTTTTCACCAACCCCGACACGCTCGCAGCGTTGCAGGACAGGCTCGACACGCCGCTTGGGCGCGTCCGCTTGGGCGCGGAGCTGAAAAAACATTTGCTGTTTCAGTCGCTGGTGCGCATCGCAACCGGTGGGCCGGTCACAGTCGATGAAATCGCCGACAAGTTGCGCCCCATCCTGAGCGCGAGACTGTTCGCCGAGGCGCCGGCGCTGATCTCGGCACTGCTGACGCTGGTGGCCTGGGCGCGGGCGCCTTACGCCGGCCAGGAGGTCACGGACACCATGCCCGTGGCCAAGCTGAGCCCGCTGGTTAGCCTGCGCGTGCAACTCTGGCTGCAAGAGCTGCGCCGGGTGGTGGCCACCGTCAGCCAGCACCGGGAAGAAATTGTGCTGCACGCCGATGCCAGCGTGCTGAGCCAGCACGAGCGGTTGCGCCTGCCCGTCATCCAGTGCCGGCATTGTCACGCCACCGGTTGGTTGGCGGTGAAAGCACCGCAGGATAGCCGGGTGGTCAGTCAACTGGAGCGCATCTATCCGAGTTTCTTCTCCAGGGACACCTTTGTTGCGCGTTTTTATCCGCTTGAAGACGCCAGCGCACATGACTCACCGACTCGCTCAACCCCGATCCCCCTGACCCGCCAGCGCCTGTGTGGCCAATGTGGGCATCTGGGGCGCGAGGATTTGCAGCAATGCCCGCATTGCCAAAGCGACGATCTGGTCCGGGTTGAACTGGTTGCCGCGACCCGAAAGCGCCGTCTCAAAGCTGATCCGGAAACCGACCGCGAAGGGCGCGAAGTCACCATTCATGACGACATCTGCCCGGTCTGCTCCCAGCGCGGCGGGCAGCTGATCATCGGCGCCCAGACCACCAGCATTGCCGCCCATGCAGTGGAACGGCTGTGGTCGGCGCGCTTGAACGATCATAAAAAGCTCATCCTGTTCTCTGATTCTGTCCAGGACGCCGCGCATCGCGCCGGTTATGTGGAGTCCAAGACCGAAGGCACCCTGATGCGCGCCGGGCTGGCCAAGGCCATCGCCACCTTGCCGCCGGTGCTGCCCTGGGATCAGGCGCTGGAGCGACTCGGCCGCGCCTGGCTTGAAGATGAGGAGAGAGCGGAGAGGAGTGAGGAAAGAGAGGCGGACTTACTCACTTCTCACTCCTTTCCACTCACTCCTTCTTCTCCCCCACTCACCCCTCACCCCTCGCCCCTAACCCCTCTCTCCCCGCGCGACTTCGTCGCCCGCTTCATCCCGCCGGGCATGGAATGGATGCGCGAGTGGCGCGAGTTGCGCGAGACCGGTGAACTGCCCGCCACGGCGCGCCTGCCGGGGATGCTGTGCCAGCGTTTGCAATGGCGGGCGGTGGAGGAGCTGGCCCATCGCTCGGATCGCGGACGCACCCTGACGCGGGTGGGGATTGCTGTGTTGTTTCCGGATCTGGAAGCGTTGCGCGCGCTAACCAATGATCTCGGCACAAGCTTGCGCGACAGCCGCGGCGGGCTGGAGGCGGTCGGCAATTCCGAGGTGCTGAATTGGGCACTCGGGATCCTGCTGATGCTGATCCGTGCCGGGGCCGTTTTCCACCTCGATCTGGAGCGATTCGCCGAGACGGGGAATTTTGCAGCTTTCGAGTTCGCCAAGCAGCGCAAGCACTGGATTCCGCATCGCGGTTTCGGCGGCGCGCCGCGCTTCCTCACGCGCGGGCCCGGCCGCCATGGTTTTCTGCATCTGCAAGAAACCGAGGCCAACCCGCTGTTTGATTGGGCCAAGCAGGCGCTGGGGGTCACCTTGCTTTCTCCGGGCATCGTCACCTTCGCTTATGAGCAACTTCTCAAGGCGCTCGAACAAGCCGGCCTGGGGCGCTTTGTTACTCTGGAATACAAGGGCGCCCGCGCTAAGGTGTTCGGCCTGGAGCCGGCCCGACTGCATCTGCATCAGGACTTGCGCCGTCTGCTGACCCCGTCCGGCGCGCAATCACTCTGGGTGCCGGACGCGGTCGCGGAGACGCTGGCTGGACTGCCAGCCTGGAACAGTCCGGCGGAGACCCTGCAAGCAGAAGCTCCGGGAGCGGCGAGTAGTTGGTGGCACCGCCGTCTAAAGGATGGCGATATCACCCGAGTCATCGCCCATGAGCACACCGGATTGCTCGAGCGCGACGAGCGGGTCGCGCTGCAACAGCGCTTCATGGCCGATGACGCGGAGGCGCAACCCTGGTTCGAGAATCTGCTCTCGGCCACACCAACCCTGGAGATGGGCATCAATATTGGTGATCTCTCCAGTGTGATGCTGGGCGGTGTGCCGCCGAATCAGGCCAATTTCATTCAGCGCATTGGCCGCGCGGGACGACGCGATGGAAACGCGGCGGTCTTTGCCATCGCCGACGCATCGCCTGACGGGCACGACCAATACTACTTTGCCAATCCGCTGGAAATGCTCCACGGCGATGTCGAGGCGCCGGCGATTTATCTGAATGCTGCCGAGGTGCTGCGTCGCCAGCTCTATGCCTTCTTCTTCGACAATTGGGTTGCGAACGCGCAACCGAAGCTCCCCGACAAACTCCGCGAACCCCTCGATCAGGTGGAAAGCGGAATGGCCGATAGCGGGCAGTTTCCGTTCAATTATCTGGATTTCGTTAATCGTCACGAGCCGGTCCTGTTCGATGCCTTTTGCCGCTTGCTCGACCAGGAGTTGCTGGCGGAAACGCGCGCGAAATTGGAGCAATTCATCACTGGCACCGAGCAGCTCAAACCGCTGCGCGCGCGCTTTCTGGCGTTCTTCGAGGAGACGCAGGCCGAGCGCGCGTCCTGGCAGCAGCGGCGCAAGCGCATCAATGCGGAACTCAAACGCTTGAAGAAGCTGCCGGAAGACGAGCAGACCCGGGAAGAAATCGACCTGCTGGAGAAAGAGCGCGCCGGGCTGGCCGCGCGCATTGCCCAGCTCAACGGCGAGTATCTGCTCGAAGCCATGACTAACGCCGGCCTGCTACCGAATTATGCTTTTCCGGAAGAAGGCGTGGCGCTCACCACCATCATTCACGGCAGTCGTGCGAGCGGCGTGGAGTATGTGGTGCCGGTGCACCGCTACAGTCGTCCGGCCCATGCGGCCCTGGCTGAGTTCGCGCCGCGCAATACCTTCTATGCGCACAAGAGCAAGGTGGAAATCGACCAGATCGACCTGAGCGCGGAGCCGCCAGTCGAGATGCGCTTCTGCGCCAACTGCCACTTTCTCGCTCCGCTGACCGACCCCGAGGCGCGCGCGCCCAACTGCCCGCGCTGCGGGAACGCTTTCTGGGTCGATGGCAGTCAGGTGCGCCCGGTGCTGCGTCTGCGCCGTGCGGTCGCCAACATCCATCGGGCCGACAAAACCCGGATCACGGAGTCAGACGAGGCGCGCAATCCCAAGTTCTATGCCCGACGCCTGCTGATGAACTTTGTCGCCGAGGATGTGCGCCATGCCTGGATGCTGGAATCGGACCAGGCGATTTACGGCTTCGAGTTCATTGCCAAGGCGGTCTTTCACGATCTCAATCTGGGCCAGCCGCTCCCGGTGGAGAGCGCCGAATACACCACGCTGATCGCCGGTGATGACAGCGCCAAGGCCGGTTTTTCTCTGTGCAAAAGTTGCGGGATGGTGCAACCGGTCGGGGGCCGCAATCATGGGGAAAAAGACACCCAGCTCCATACGCCCGACTGTCCGGATCGCCATGCCACGGGCAGCGATCATCTGCACCAGCGGCTGTTTCTGCAGCGCCGTTTTGAGTCAGAATGCCTGCGCATCATGGTGCCAAAGGGCTTTGGCTCGGGCGAGCGCACCACCTACTCCTTTATGTCGGCGCTGCAACTCGGTCTGCGCAAGCGCTTTGGCGGCAAGGTGGATCATCTGCGCTTCGAGACCATGTCAGAAAGCGGCGGCCCCGGCGCGAACGAGGAACAGGCCGGCAAGAGTTTCATCCTGATTTACGACTCGGTTCCCGGCGGCACCGGCTACTTGCAGCAGTTGCTCTCCGACGATGCCGGCACCCTGAATGAAGTGCTGTCCGCCGCCCACGCGGTCATTCGCGACTGCGGCTGTGCGGTCAAACCGGATCAGGACGGTTGCTACAGTTGCGTCTTTCATTACCGCCAGGGGCGCAACCGACGGCATATTTCCCGCGCCGCGGCACTCGAAATGCTCGAGGAGCTGGTCACTGGTGACTTTGCGCGCAAGGCGGTCAAATGCCTGTCGGAAATTGAGATTCACTCAAGCTTCGGCTCCGAGCTGGAACGCCGCTTTCTGCCGGCGCTCAAGACCCTGGGCGGACAGCAGGATGCCCAGGACGCACGCCTGCCGGGCGTGCGCCTCACGCAGGACATCAAGGCCGGCAAAACCGCCTGGCTGCTGACGGTGGGGCCTAACACCTATTGGGTCGATCCTCAGGTGCCGATCGAGGATCTGTCCTCCGGGCAAGTGCTCTGTCAACCGGATTTCGTGATCTCCGCCACCCGCGCCGCGCACGCGATGCGCCCGATCGCGGTCTTTATCGACGGATGGGAATATCATCAAAAAACCCTGGCCGAAGATGCCCGCAAGCGCGCCACCCTGATGTTGCGCGGCGACTATCATGTCTGGTCGGTGACTTACGAGGATATTGAGGCGGCGCGCAAGCGCAAGGGCGGCACGGACCTGGAAAGCCCGTTGAGCGTGCTGATGACAGCATCTGGCCAGCAACTACCACCCGAGCGGCTCCCGGCCCTGCCGCCGGGTGACCTGCTCGCCAATGCCATGGCGCTCTTGCTGCAATTGCTCGGCCAGCCGCTATCGAGCGACCAGAATCCGCTCGCGCGCCTGCATGCGACCGGCGCCCATCTGCTCATTCGCGGCGTACTGAGGTCTCATGAGGTGACCGAGCAAATACGGACAGCGGCTGCCATGGTCTCGAATGCGCTGCCGGAATGGCTCAAACACGATGAACACAGCGTGCATCTGCACAGTCCCCGCAAGGGCTCGGTGCAATGGATCGGCCAGGCCGAGCCAACTTTCCTCACGGGCAAGAGCACATCGGACTATCCGTTGGCCGGCGCCCTGATCCTCGACGACCGAGCGACTGAGAAAGACCCCAAAGCCGGCCGCGGGCAATGGCGCCAGTGGCTGCGCATCGCCAATCTGCTGCAAGGTGTCACAGGCGCAGCGCTTCTGACCCGAGCCATGCTGGAGGCAGGCGCGGTTCTACAGGTGCTCGCGCCGCGAGCGCCCAGGTCAGCCACGAGCAGCGATACCGACTGGGCGAGGATTCTCGCGGAGGGCGAATTCCTCGAGCGCCTGAGCGAGGGCTTTGCGTGGCTGGCCCAAGCGGGCGTGCCCGCTCCCGATGGCATCGGCGTCGAGCACGAGGAGGGTGATGACTATCGGCTGGCCGAGGCGCTGTGGGAATCGGCCCGCTTGGTCTTCCTGACATCCGCGCAGAACGAATGCGCCGCGAGTTGGACTCAAGGGGGTTATCGCGTGGTGGAAGAAGCTGAAGACTGGTGGGTGAAGATTGCCGCGGCACTGGGGGACAAACATCATGACTGA